The following DNA comes from Triticum aestivum cultivar Chinese Spring chromosome 3D, IWGSC CS RefSeq v2.1, whole genome shotgun sequence.
cactagccacctgtgtgcaaagcacggcggtagaaccagtctcatgaacgcggtcatgtaatatcggtctaggccgcttcatccaacaataccgccgaatcaaagtatgacatgctggtaagcagtattactattatcgcccacaactctttatgttctactcgtgcatataacatctacgcatagacctggctcggatgccactgttggggaacgtagtatttcaaaattttcctacgatcacgcatgaTCTatataggagaagcatagcaacgagcggggagagtgtgtccacgtaccctcgtagaccgaaagcggaagcgtttagtaacgtggttgatgtagtcgaacgtcttcgcgatccaactgatcaagtaccgaacgcacggcacctccgcgatctgcacacgttcagctcggtgacgtccctcatactcttgatccagctgaggccgagggagagttccatcagcacgacggcgtggtgacggtgatgatgaagttaccgacgcagggcttcgcctaagcactacgacaatatgaccgaggtggaaaactgtggaggggggcaccgcacacggctaaagatcaacttgtgtgtctttcgCGTGCCCCCTTGCCCAcgcatataaaggagggggaaACGGAGACCGGCCTAGGAGGGGTGCGCCTATAGGaggattccaactaggattcccaatcctagttggagtccccttccttttccaagaggggggagagggaaggagtaggagagggagtaggaaagagaggggggcgccgctcccaccctagtccaattcggacttgccatgggggggggggcgcggccacaCCTTGAGGCCCCTTTCtccttttcccgtatggcccattaaggcccactactttcccaggagaattcccgtaactctctggtactccgaaaaatacccgaaccactcagaacctttccgatgtccgaatatagccttccgatatatcgatctttacgtatcgaccatttcgagactcctcatcatgtccgtgatctcatctgggactccgaacaaacttcggtcataaaatcacataactcataatacaaatcgtcatcgaacgttaagcgtgcggaccctacgggttcgagaactatgtagacatgaccgagacacatctccggtcaataaccaatagcggaacctggatgctcatattggctcctacatattctacgaagatctttatcggtcaaaccgcgtaacaacatacgttgttccctttgtcatcggtatgttacttgcccgagattcgatcgtcagtatcatcatacctagttcaatctcgttaccggcaagtctctttactcgtttggtaatgcatcatcccgcaactaactcattaatcacattgcttgcatgaataataaacatttatcatgatataaggaaatataaataacaactttattattgcttctagggcatatttccttcagtatgggGTTTGCTGTGCGGACTTGATGTTCTTTGAGTCACCTACTCCTGCTGTTATCCCAGACACACCGCAGGACCTGACTACAGGAGTGGTCAAGGTTACGAAGGGTTACCTGTCTGAGGCGCGGATCATGTAGAGGCTGAATGAGCTGGCTCCCGGTTACTCTCATTGGGAGCTTATCCGGCTGGATGATAATTTATATAAGGTTGATTTTCCGTCAGCGGAAGAGCTGAAGAAACTCCTTAAGTTTGGTATAGCACGCGTGCCGGGTACAGAGTGATTTCTTGAGTTTGATGCTTGGAAGCAAACAGAACCAAAAGGCACACCTTTGTCTCAGGTCTGGGTTCGATTTTCTGGGGCACCTTCTAAGCCTCTCAATGATGCCAGGGTGGTCTGCAGTCTAGGGTCACTGATTGGGAAGACCGAGCGTGTTGATATGCAGTTTACTCGGGCTCACGGGGTGGCCAGGTTACTTGTCAGCGTTCTGGCTATTGCGCATATACTGGATGTGGTCAGGTGGACGCATGCCGGCATGGTGTACAAACTGGATATTGAGCTAGAGGATGCTGAGATGTTTCAGGAGGCACTCCTGGGAGGGGGTGATGTTGACATGTCTGATAAGCATGACGATACGGGTAACAGGGAGAAGCACGATGATGGTGGAGCACGGGAGGGTTCTCATGTGGCAGGTAGTAGACCCACTCCGTAGGCGCCGGAGAATGGTTCAGCACCGACTTCGTCCACACCTGTGCATACTCTGAGGTTTGGGTCCTTTGGGATGCCGTCTTCCGCACCCCCTCGACTGTGGGGTGATCGAGTCGAGAGTGGTGATGCAGATGAGCATGTATTGCCACCCGTCCCGATAGACTCCCTTATTGTTGAGGAGTCCCTGGCTGTGGGGGTTAAAGTGTGGTTCGAGCCCGCCGTGCTTGGCCCGCACCCCGAGTACGAGGAGGGTTGGCGTGAAGCCGACGGTAGCGGCTGGGCAGGAGGCCCAGTTGAAGCTACAGCCAGCGCCGGGACCTGAGCATCTGACCCCGGTGAAGGTTGGTCGCGGGCCGGTGGATCACTCTTGCAGCCCGGGGCCGAGGCGGGCTGGCGAGAGGCCGTCGGGCGCTGCTGGACATGAGGCCCAGGGGAGTCCCGCGCCTCCGCTTGCACCCGCGCGTCCGTCCCAGATGGGGACGCTGGAGGGCTCCCCGACGCAGGTGGGTCACGGGCAGGTGGCCCTTGACTCATCCGCGAGGTCTTCTCCGGCACGATCTTCACCGACAACACATGGAccgcgtcagtaggtggtgggagATATGGGAGGAGGCCCTGGAGGCACCAGGTCGCCTCCTTCACCTTCGCCTGGTCTTGTTAGGACAGACGGACCTGAGGAGGAGGTCTTCGCACCACCGGCACGGACTACAGAGGAGGTGATCATGTTTGGCGGACATCCAGACCCGGTGCTCTCGGGCAGGCGCGTCAGTAGCCGGGTTCAGGACCAGCCAGACGCCGACGACTTTCAGCTTGGGCGTGCTATGAGAGCCGCCAAGCTTAGGGACGTCGAGTCTCATACAAGTTATATGCAGGGCTACggcatggatccgtacgtggtcattACTCACTCCTACGGCCTCCAGGGCTATGAGAGCTGGCTACTGGGTGCAACCGATGAGAGATGGCAGCATGGGTTTTTTTCAACTGGTTTGGATGGCGGTCGCTGCATATGATATGTCCTTAATGTATCTCCGTCCAGCCAGATGCAGCTTTGAGACATGTATTCTTTATTTATTTGCTTCTTTTGTGAGTTGTACTTTGCAGACCAGACTTTGTTTGTTTCATCGTTTTAATAAAGCGGCCGCATGCATCTctccgatgcagaggccgggggatgacctctttttaaaaaaaaaaacaaCTTTGATGAGAATAAGCCAATCTGTTATTTATTTTTTTGATGGCTTTTACTATATAGAGATTGCCACGTGAGGTTACCCCTTCGTGCTCACGCACCAATGCACTCCTAGGGGTTTGCTGCCTCTCGCCACGCAACCGCCGGCTTACCTTGCCTCGTCTAGCCTTAGGTCATGGAGACGCGGTGGATCCCGGTCCTTGCCGACAGGAGGGctccatttttatttatttttatatagttttggtaaggtttgtgtcctgctcagaaagGCGAGGCAACGACGGCTTTCTGAATATAAAATAAGGTTCTCCTCGCATAACCCCCATTTCGGCGGTACTTCTAGCGTCATCGGAGGGCATGTGAAAATTTGTCTCCAACGGATCTCGCGGGATTGGGTCGGCGTTTATCTTCGGTGGATCCGATCTTCGTTCGGCTATGTTCATGTTTGGATCCTTACGATCTACGATTCTCTTCATCGTcagcggttgttgttctggtgcgctagtCCTCTAGAGCCTTCGCACGACGAATTTCCAATTGTCTACTACAAAAAAAATTGCCCGGCTCTGATGATAGAGGGGCGATTACGGCAGCGTGCCTTCCGCTTGCCCTAGTGTTTGTAGTCTTCGCTAAGTGATCTACAGATCTAGATGTAATTTTACTtttggtgttctttgtactaccttgacagttaATGAATATATAAGaagttttttgaagaaaaaaaaagattgccacgtgttcatcttatcttgttgACATACTCTAAtcacgagtggagatgctcttacgtGGACACATGAATTTGGTTCGACctgtctcctctctctcccacgatCGTTGATGACGCGTCCATCCATGTTTGTAGTCACATGCCACGATCGTGCCTGGAATCCTGGATGGATGGATATTGAAAAACAAATGGCAACTGAAGGTATCGAGCCATGCACGCGCCCCATGCGTGCAATTAACAAACAGTAGATCAGGTTCCATGTAGCAGTAGCTTTTGTGCATGCAGCCCGTCTCCAGATCCAGATCTACTAGGTTCGTCTCTGTGTCACCTCCCGATTGGTCCGAGGAGGCTACATATACCGGTACAAATGCGATGCGAACGACCCACAAGCACACATACACACCCAGAGCGAACGAAGCAGTAGCAATCAATCGAACAGCCATGAAGAAGGGAAGCAGCGCCGCCGTCCTGCTGATGCTCTCGCTCGCGGCCCTCCTCCTCGTCGGCGCCGCCGTCGCGGACGACGCCATCATTCGCCTCCACTCCGGTGAGCTTTGAAATTAGCCTCAGCTGTTTTATAGTTAGTCAGTTGGATGTATAGTGCGTGAGCTCGTCGATCTTCGGATCTTGTTGCAGACGCGGGGACGGGGGAGACGAGGCCGTGGGACTGCTGCGACCACCCCGTGTGCACCAAGAGGAGCTGGTGCGGCTGCAAGGACGTGGTCGAGCAGTGCTTCCCCGCCTGCAGGAGCTGCAAGCCGGCCAAGCGAGCGGACGAGTCGGCCCCTTCCGGCTACATGTGCCGGGACGCCTATCACGGCAGTCCCGGGCCTAAGTGCATGCTCTGATTCTCATATCTGTTTGTTGTTCGAGATGGACGTACGGTGCTAGCTGCCTAGCTGACGTGTCTGATGTTGTAGCACTACTACGCTAGCTGCTGGTGAGCCTAGCTGTACGGCAGCGattgaataagattttttttttgcgggaaatcatGAGAGCTTTATTCAAACAAAAGAGCTCCTGGGATCATCAGTCATCAGGCTACTGATCAGGAACGAGGGTTCAGAGTCGAGCCAATTCTCGGTCACCAACAGCGATTGAATAAGATTTGGACACTTACCTTCTTAGGAGCAATAGTATTACCGTTTAATGAAGAAAGATAACAAAAGAGTTTCaaaaaacttgcacacaacttcGCTTTAAACTTTCACTTTTTGTAGCATGCGATAATAATAAAATAGTGTAATTTTCAGAGACATTGCATAGAATTTATGTGAGTACATTTCCACTCACCCAACATTCCAAAAATACCCACAAAATAGAAGTAAAATGAAGTAAGAGAGAAAAACCAAAAACAAATGCAAAACAcacataaaaacagaaaataaacaaaCAGATAGAGAGGAGGGCTGGATCGCACATttactgggcttcggcccagtagcAAATCGACTGAACCAAATATGAGGTCAGTTGAGTCATGAAAAAAATAATGAAGCACGAATCTTAGAACAACAATCAACGCCCAAGAAATTGAACGACCCAAATTCAAAATTCAGGCAACTTACAAGTAGCTAAAGTGATATTTGAAATAGGACTTTGGTCAAAGTGGATGAAAGTTTCATGCAGTTTCATGGTTCATGCCGTTTCATCATGAAACGGAAGAAACCCGCACCATTCAGTTATTAAAAAGATAAGATTAAATAGCACTCTGTCTTATACATGATTGCTTGTCCATTTTTTATTTTATGTATAGTCACAAACTGCAGGCTGCTGCAGCAGCATGGCAGGAGTAGGGACGTAGCGTCTCGATCATGGTGCACACCAACGCGTGCGCGTGCGTGCTAGTTACCGCCGGCGGCAAGAGCCTCTGGCGGCGTGCACGTGGGCGGGATGGCCCCGGTGTACGCGTCCTTGCAGACGTTGAGGGATGGGTCCGACGTGGACGGCTCGCACGTCTTGCAGGTCGGAGCGCACTGCTCGACCTCGTCCCCGCAGCGGCACGTCGGCGGGTCGGTCTTGGTGCACGCGGCCGAGTCGCAGCACTCCCACGGCCGGCAGATGGGCCCCGGGTCGCCGACGAACTGGTCCTGGCAGACCTGGAGGGACGGGTTGCGCGTCGACGGCACGCATGCCTTGCAGGTGGAGGCGCACTCGAAAGCCTCGTCCATGCAGGTGCAGATCGGCGGGATCGACCTGGTGCACCGCGCCCGGTCGCAGCACTTCCACGGCCTCTTGGGCGCCGCCATGACTGCTTGTTCAGCAAAGCTGAGGTCAGTTTCTTCATGGACGCATGATGAAGCCATGAAGTAGAGAAATGAGTTCACGCGCGCACAACCGTACCTTGGCCTTGGCTCGGCAGGAGAATGGCACCCACCTCGCCGTCGACAGaggggcggccggcgacgaggagggcCGCCTCCAGTGAAAGCATCAGCAGGATGCTAGGAACGATGCATCGCTTCATCTTCATGGCGTGCTTACTGAGCTTGCTTGTGTGTTTGAAGCTGGCTAGCTAGCGACCAGCCGTGTATGTAGCCTCGTGACACCGATGGATCACCTAACGCGTGGAAATCGCTAGCAATGCAACGAGCAGATTTGAATACGCACACATGGCAGCTCTCTATCACATGTGTGTGGATAAGGGCTATAGATTGATGACAAAGTGTTGACTAAAACCGTACATGCGCGTTTTCCATTGATTGTAGCATGGATATGTACGCTGACAATGGAACAGGATAA
Coding sequences within:
- the LOC123073751 gene encoding Bowman-Birk type bran trypsin inhibitor, with the protein product MRTTHKHTYTPRANEAVAINRTAMKKGSSAAVLLMLSLAALLLVGAAVADDAIIRLHSDAGTGETRPWDCCDHPVCTKRSWCGCKDVVEQCFPACRSCKPAKRADESAPSGYMCRDAYHGSPGPKCML
- the LOC123073750 gene encoding Bowman-Birk type trypsin inhibitor — protein: MKMKRCIVPSILLMLSLEAALLVAGRPSVDGEVGAILLPSQGQVMAAPKRPWKCCDRARCTRSIPPICTCMDEAFECASTCKACVPSTRNPSLQVCQDQFVGDPGPICRPWECCDSAACTKTDPPTCRCGDEVEQCAPTCKTCEPSTSDPSLNVCKDAYTGAIPPTCTPPEALAAGGN